CAGAGGAAAGCAGCTTGATGCAAGGACTATTTACGATTCGAAAAGGAGGGATGGAGCGTTTTAGCGAACGCAATGCCATTGATATGATTAGTTATGTCATTGAATTAACCCGCGATGAGGTATCGGCTTTTGGTATTCTTGAAAGAGATAAAGTAATTGAGGCTCTTCAAAAAATGGTGTACCAAATGCAAACATTGAATCAGAAAATAAAAACAGTGAATGACCATGTAGCCAATGAAGTACAATATGTTATTGTAGAGCCTTTACCAGATACTGAAGCAGTGAAAGCTTCGTATTGGATTACCCATTGTGCTTTGGCAAATAATATTCGAAAAGGGGCTCAACTTACCCAACAAGATAAGGTCTATGAGAATGTAAACAAGCATATCGTTTTGTTGAGTACAACCCAAGGTGGGGAACAGGAAAAGAAAGGTACAGACGCTATTCAAGCTTATAAATATGCCTTGACAACCCGAGATACAATTATATCGAAAGAAGATATTAAAAACTATTGTATTCTAGCGTTGCAAGGGCGTTGTAAAGCGGTACATATTTCGAATGGAGTTCAAGTTAGCGAGAAACCTAAAGAGGGTTTTACTCGGACGGTAAATATTGAAATTACGGTTGATAATTATGAAGCTGGTAGTCGTCAGTATTGGATTGATTATGCGCGTAATTTTAAAAAGCAATTGACTCATAGAGCAATTGATGGAATCGTGTATATCGTAGAGTTTAAAGGAGAAAATTCAACTGAATAAGAATAACAGATGAAGGATTGGAGTGAAGTAAAGTTTCAAGCGTACAACGGATTAGATACAGACTACAAAGCAGAGGTAATTGCTTATTATATCTGGAAAAGGCACCCGGAGATTGATGGAGTTTTACTCAAGCGATTAGGAGGGAATAATAGGAGTTTTCACAAAGATTTAAAGCAGATTAAGGAGGAATTCACCGATGTAAAAGAAAAGATAATTAGCGTAGAAAGTTATAGAGAAGGACTCTATGATTATTTGCCTGAAGGCATTTTTCATCCCCCTTCATTGAAGCACTCACAGCACAATATTGTTGATGTAGTAGAGCAAATTAGGCAAGAAAAAAGAGTGGAACAAAAACAGCGAACCTTCTTCCAACCTTTTGAGTTGGAAGTCTATTTCTGTCAGCTCAAGGCTTTTGAAGTGATGGATAGTCTCGATGGATTGAATCTGCGCAATCATTTTGTTGCTATACTTGAAGAATTATGGCCTCTTTTGAACCTTTTAGATGATAGAAATGCCCAAGTATTTGCTTATTTACTTCCTCATTTTCATGCCGCTAGAGGAAAGAGAATTTGGATAGAACAATGCCTCATAGCCTTACTCCAGGTACCGATACAGATTAGCTTTACATCGAGCCAAATAGAAGTATTTGATGCTATGTCTGCTACAATCACCTTGGGAGACCTACAATTGGGTTTAACAACAGTATTGGCCGATGCATATTGTGATGGTGGGCTCAATTGGAAAATCGAATTTGGCCCTATCCCTTACGAAGAATTGCATTTATATCTCGAAGGAAGCCCTTTACGGCGGTTATTACAAGCAATCTATGATTATTGCTTACCTAATACTGCAACTGCAATAGAAACGTTTGTAACCCTTCCTACTGAACATGCTTTTGAAATTTCAACGAACAACAATAGTCTATTGGGCTATTCCACCTATTTATGATGTAAAAAACAAATACAATGATACAGATAGAATTTATAAAAGCCTTTTTTCTCGCTCATTTACTTCTCCCAACTTTGTTAATCATTCTCGTTTTTCCTTTGGCTTATCTCCAAAAAAAAATGCCCTTTATCAAATCGAAAGAAGTAATTTTTTATGTACTAATTAGTGGGTTAGTATTAGCGCTACCTGGTTTACTTGGGTTCTCTGGAAATGCTTTTAACCCTTATTGGTATCTGTTGGCGAGTTTACTCTATTTTTTGTTTGGATTAATCCATCTCAATCAACTGTCAAAGCGATTTCGTGGACAAGATGTACCCCTGCACTTATCCAAGGCTTTTGAAATAATCTTAACCGTATTTACTTTGCTGTTAGGGGTATGTTTATTCGCTTATCTTTTTGATTGGTTGAGCCCTTTTAAAGGGTATGCGTATCTATCCGCAACGGCAAGTATAGCCTATTTAATTCCTTTGTTTTTTCACTATAGTTATAGGCAGTTCTTGCAAATTCCTTACAGCATCTACAAAACTTGGAATTATGATGTAAATAAACCTATCATCGATTTTGATGGGGTTGATTTGAAACAATTGAGGGTTGTTACACTCGAATTAACGAAGAATGTCCAAGATGGAAACCAATTTAGAATAAAAGCAAAGACCCTTACTTCCGGAGTCACTTTTGGCGATTGGTTTCAAAAAGTATTGGAAGATTATAATTTTAAAAATGGAACAAATTCCATTGAATTACAGCAAGAAAATGGAGCCTATTACCATTGGATATTTTATACCAAACGATCCTTTTTCCACTTTAGAAAATACTTGGATTTTGAATTGGATATAGCACAGAATAAAATAAGAGAAAATGAGGTTATTAGCTGTAGGAGAGTTGTTGAAAATGAACAAAAAATGAATGAATTGTTATGATAAAACCAATCCAATATGATGCTGTCAACTGGGTCGATGGCATGAAAATTTCGAAGAAACACTTTGATGCACAAACAAATTTTATTCTGGATGGACTTCGAGACGTTAGAGCAACGTTTAATCAGGTGTTTTCTTATGGGTTATTGCCTTTAGATGCTCAAAATCAAGGCATGGATATCATGGAGGTGCGCGCAACCGTTTCAGGTGATGTGGAGTGTGTCATTAAAACATGTAAGGCCATTACACCTTCAGGATGCCGTGTGGAGGTTCGCGATTTTGACTTCAATGTGAGGTCTTTAATCCCTCTTGTAGGAAACGAATTAGAAAATCAAAAGCGCGCCTATTATGTGGTAGTCGCCATCAATCTGTTTGATAAAATTCCTTATGGTATGATGGATGTAGAGGAGACACCACCCCGTCATCCTACTACCAAACCAAAGTATCGAATAGAACTTAGACCAGTATCAGTGTATGATGTAAATAGCATGTACAGTGGTGGAGATTCTGTTATTATTGGTCAGGTAATAATCCAAGGAGAGATGATTCAAATGGAAGAGCATTATATTCCTCCTTGCACGAGTGTAAGCAGTCATCCATTCTTGCTGAAGCAGTACAACAAGGCAGCAAAAACATTGCCTTTATTGCAACAGTATGCAGTGAAAATTCTGCAAAAAGAGCACCATATTCAACAAAATACCA
The window above is part of the Myroides odoratus DSM 2801 genome. Proteins encoded here:
- a CDS encoding TssN family type VI secretion system protein — encoded protein: MIQIEFIKAFFLAHLLLPTLLIILVFPLAYLQKKMPFIKSKEVIFYVLISGLVLALPGLLGFSGNAFNPYWYLLASLLYFLFGLIHLNQLSKRFRGQDVPLHLSKAFEIILTVFTLLLGVCLFAYLFDWLSPFKGYAYLSATASIAYLIPLFFHYSYRQFLQIPYSIYKTWNYDVNKPIIDFDGVDLKQLRVVTLELTKNVQDGNQFRIKAKTLTSGVTFGDWFQKVLEDYNFKNGTNSIELQQENGAYYHWIFYTKRSFFHFRKYLDFELDIAQNKIRENEVISCRRVVENEQKMNELL